The genomic stretch cttaaaagacgtatttttGCGGAACATGAAGATGGCAAAGGctgcaagaagattgccaacaccctgaaactgagctgcagcacagtggctaagattaaaagcgttttaaaagagcagggtccactcagaacaagcctcgggttggtcgtccaaagaagctgtgCGCACGTGCTGagtgtcacatccaaatgctttctttgaaagatcatcgcagaagtgctgtcagcattgctgcagagattgaagatgttggggggtcagccttttagtgctcagaccatacgccgcactctacatcaaatgggtgtgcatggctgtcaccccaggaggaagcctcttctgaagacagtacacaagaaagcccgcaaacagtctgctgaagacatgtcaacaaagcacatggattactggaaccatgtcctatggtctgatgagacaaagattaatttgtttggttcggatggtctcaagcatgtgtggtggtgaccaggtgaggagtacaaagataagtgtgtcatgcccctCCCTCTAGAAACTGAGTCACAGggtagtgttccagcatgacaatgaccccaaacacacctccaagatgatcaCTGCTTtgctgaagaggctgagggtaaaggtgatggactggccaagcatgtctccagacttgaagccaatagaacatctttgggggatcctcaagcagaaggtggaggtgcgcaaagtctaaAATATCCGGCAACTCCGCAACGtcatcatggaggagtggaagagcattccagtggcaacctgtgaagctctggtcaactccatgcccaggagagtaaaggcagttctggataatagtggtggccacacaaaatattgacaattgacatgttgtatgttaatataatgacaactttcactaaggggtgtactcacttttgttgccacaagtttagatattaatggctatattttgagttattttgaggggaaaataaattaactctattatactagtataagctgcacatagactacttttcattgtgtcaaagtgtcatgttatcagtgctgtcccatgaaaaaatatacttaaatatctgcagaaatgcgaggggtgtactcacttttgtgatacactgtacagtgaggacaactgtGGCTAATAGCCcaatgtggcttatctatgaacaaatgtcatcttggtgtcaaatttggtgggggcggcttattgtcaggagcgccttatagtgcgaatatTACGGTAACTTTTTTCttgtaaattataaataataaagaATGTGAAGAAGTAAATTTGAACTGCTCCTTCCTTGACTTTAACAAACTGATctttttgttaagaaaaagttaTTTCACACGGAAACTGTTATAactcttttaaaaaatttatttatttatttttttaatattagaaTTCAATTGCTTGATGGAACAACTTACTACAACTTACTACTACTACAACTTACTTACATACTACAGATGATCATCAATTAGACATTGTCCAGTGGTTTACATTCTATCGGTCTACAATCATCCATTTTTAACATGTTACTGACACTGATCAGCGGTGGTAGATATGATCTAGATCTTCCTCCGGTTTGTCATAATGCCTATCAGACGACCAATCAAGAGAAGCGGCATCATTGTCGTCTTGGTAACTTGGGATCAAGCTTTGAACATCAGGATGATATACGTCATCCATGTCCACTTCTGGCTTCAGGTGACGTCTCACGTGTGCAGCATTATCTTCTGGTTCGAGTTGTACATGTTGTAGCTTCATTTTATATTCAACAGTGAGCGGGGCCAGATATCGAACCACTTCCGCCCTGGCTTTCTGGTAGACTGCATCCAAGTCCTGCTCTTCAACTTCAGCAGGGGAATTCTTCACGGAGGGATGATGCACATCATCTCGGTCGGCTTCTGCCACCGAGGCTTGCTTTTCCTTTTCCTCCCAGATCTTCATTTTGGGATCAATGTCAAAGTCAGTTTCATCCATGTCCTCAGGGGGCTCCACTTCCACATTTATAGGCATCTTCCATTTGGTGTCTCCTGACCTGGAATAAGCATCAAAACATGTCACAAATCTTGCGTTTTGAAAATTCTTTGTTTATTAGCCCCAGTTTCCTTGAATAGTGTTTTGAATACTTTCACAACATCAGTCAGAAGACATTAAAACACCTGAGAAAACTTCATCCATTTTCTGCAGCACTCTGCAAAATGTTTCCTAGTAACTGTAATTTACTTTAGTCTATATATAAGTATATTGTATATAGTTTCACATGACATAATATTATTTGACCTCCACGAATTCAAAAATTATGTAGAAAAACGAAGGTGAAGTCAACCATATTACTGACACTGtatgtgcttttattttcttGGACTGATTGTCTATGatctttgaacactgcaaaaactaaaCACTAAccaacaataaacatttcaaattaAGGCAATATATGGCAAAAACATAATGgatgaaaaagcacaaaatcAACAAATGACTGACTTACATGACTGTGTCCTGGATGTCATGATCACTAAGTTTATTCTGAGAAAAGATTTTGTTTACAGATCAATTATGACAATAGAATTAAATCAATCAATTTTACAGCTTAGATTTTCATGTAAACTTAAAGCTATCTTTACATAATTCTTAAAAATACAAGGTTCACAGTACATACCCATGGTTTATATGGTTTGGCTGCAATGCCAATTATCAGAGTGACGAACAGAGCAATCCTACAAATGGGGAGATTCAAGACAAGGGTTTTTAACACTTTCTAATATGCATGGAGAATCACAATAGTCTGCTTACCGGAACATGCTGCTCCTGTTTGTGTGGTGTCTTGAAACTGAGAGAAAACATATCTTCACGTCGGTCCCATATACAAAACAACAGTCCAAAGTACCAACAATAAAGTAACACTCACTTTGACCTTTGCATCTTTTCTATACTGCGACATCAAATCTTTATCTCAGGTACCGTAGTTTATTTCATACTTGAGGTGATGCCAGTGTTTATACAGTAAACTCAATATACTGTATCCTCATTTAATATCCATTACACTGCTAGATGAAATCATTAAAGGAGATGAGCCCAGCCTATTTAATGCTACAGAAAAATTTCCATTAATTGcttctgaaaaaaatgacaaactaAATTGTAAGGTATTAAAGTAAATAGCTACATTGTGACCGAGCTAGCTTATCAGCAGCTGGCAGTTACGCGTTAATAATTTCTAGcgagatattttttcataatcGTTTAATTGTCTCTCTATTACAGCTATGGCAACATTTAAGCAATAATGTGTATTATTTGTACCTCAAAATAGCAGCTTCAAATTTTGGTAGCACACTTActtgaaaagaaaaatgttatagTTGTTACCATGGCAAAACTATTCTACTCAATTCAATTCATCTCAAatcacttaccgtatttttcggactataattcacagtttttttcatagtttggctgggggtgcgacttttactcaggagcgacttatgtgtaaaattattaacacattattatatcatttcacgtgttattttggtgttttggagtgacactgatggttttgtaaacttgttagcatcttctttatgctatagttatctgaataactcttaatagctatgttacgttaacaaacCGGccatgtttgcattttgttgttcatgcatcatgtaacattatcatactgtatatttattcagcatgtagtTTTCTGTTACGGCTCGCTCAGCTTCACCTTCACATCCTCCTCACTGACTCAGCTGTGCACACCTGTCACCAATCTCCACACCTGCCTCCACTTCCCAATCAACTGCCTGCCACTATAAGAGACCAGTCTGCACGTCATTCAACGCCAGAGCTTCACCTCACCTCTTATGGTAAAAGTACAGGCCACTCTAATTACTAACTTTGTGACTCATTTTTACTTGTTCTCTTTACAGCAATACCGAGCCAACTTCAGCCTTCAAGCACAATCAAGAAATCTGCAGAGCCACCACTTCCCAccaactttccttttttttctctttgtctaATAAACACATCCTTGGATTTTGAATTCCAGACTTCTCATTGCTGTGCTTTTGGGTCACACCATCCAGCCGCCTTAACAgttttctgttgtatttttattttaaattgcctttcaagatgacacatctgttctatgtgttggattttatcaagtaaaaatacgacttatactccagagcgacttatttatatattttttcctgttcattgggcatttttttggctggtgcgacttatacttaggtgtgacttatagtccgaaaaagacATATCAGCGTAAACCTATGAAAAGAAtggaaactgttttaaaaactagaaaaataaaagaataagACAATGTAAGTCACAAATAAACTCATATTTAATTGTGTAGCCCCTAAAAATGActgtaatttaaaataattgtCTCATAGAATCTCACAGGGAAAATAAAGACAATATTTCCTGATGTAACCCACGCCCCCAAACCGGGAAAGGAaaactgaaaatatttcatttcaattcaattcaattttatttgtatagccctacatcacaacaaggttgtctcagagggctttgcagggtcaatatgatacacagtccaaAATAGTAGGTGAATTAGATGAAGttcatgtcctgggcatcccccatccttagaccctccatggcggcaaggaaaaact from Corythoichthys intestinalis isolate RoL2023-P3 chromosome 10, ASM3026506v1, whole genome shotgun sequence encodes the following:
- the si:ch211-217g15.3 gene encoding uncharacterized protein si:ch211-217g15.3 → MFRIALFVTLIIGIAAKPYKPWNKLSDHDIQDTVMSGDTKWKMPINVEVEPPEDMDETDFDIDPKMKIWEEKEKQASVAEADRDDVHHPSVKNSPAEVEEQDLDAVYQKARAEVVRYLAPLTVEYKMKLQHVQLEPEDNAAHVRRHLKPEVDMDDVYHPDVQSLIPSYQDDNDAASLDWSSDRHYDKPEEDLDHIYHR